In the Corynebacterium kroppenstedtii genome, one interval contains:
- a CDS encoding ribokinase encodes MKSNPDLSKLPETLTSVMSSPGKVTVVGSLNVDLTARVEEFPAPGETVPASDLTFGPGGKSSNQAVAASKIGASVAMVGAVGHDAYGSFVQRSLEDVGVDTSRVVARDLPTGTALITVNAGGENTIVYSAGANQSVSRADLQAASDIVQSSDVVALGFESPASVVAAAIDVARFVAHANTEMGAHSNTEMGGHSNTGTSVPMSAKLIANANEYDVPPKQRNHGGDAWEMRRSPQIILNYSPIIDVDPGLIRGVDIVVVNEIELRALGERYGSAQLPMRGRRESASVVDSMADDRVDAKPADVTAPNATDGTVKEDGIDKNELFAIAKRIVAVLGLRGLIVTLGPEGCFAVESEDPSGSGDVVPPSDANPTDGAPTANGVYIQGYPVDAVDSTGCGDCFMGTVAAAIASGRGLVDSARLATFVASRAATKQGAQSSYFLADELINQLKRQ; translated from the coding sequence ATGAAAAGCAATCCAGACCTCTCGAAGCTCCCGGAAACCCTCACATCCGTAATGTCGTCACCGGGAAAAGTCACCGTCGTCGGCTCGCTCAACGTCGATTTAACTGCGCGGGTCGAGGAATTCCCGGCTCCCGGAGAGACAGTCCCGGCTTCTGACCTCACGTTTGGGCCAGGTGGTAAGTCCTCGAATCAGGCGGTCGCGGCGTCGAAAATTGGTGCGAGCGTCGCAATGGTGGGCGCGGTGGGCCACGACGCTTACGGGAGTTTCGTGCAGCGAAGTTTGGAGGATGTGGGGGTTGATACGTCGCGGGTTGTGGCCCGCGATCTACCCACCGGGACTGCGCTGATCACGGTGAATGCGGGCGGTGAGAACACGATCGTGTATTCGGCGGGTGCGAATCAGAGTGTGTCGCGCGCGGACCTGCAAGCGGCTTCGGATATTGTGCAATCTTCGGATGTCGTCGCGCTCGGGTTTGAATCTCCCGCGAGTGTGGTTGCGGCCGCGATCGACGTCGCTCGTTTTGTAGCGCATGCGAATACAGAAATGGGTGCGCACTCAAATACAGAAATGGGTGGGCACTCAAATACTGGAACAAGCGTGCCCATGAGCGCCAAGTTGATTGCGAACGCCAACGAATACGATGTGCCCCCTAAGCAGCGGAATCATGGTGGAGATGCTTGGGAAATGCGCCGATCACCGCAGATTATTTTGAATTATTCTCCAATTATCGACGTTGACCCGGGGCTGATCCGCGGCGTCGATATCGTGGTTGTGAATGAGATTGAGCTGCGCGCTTTGGGGGAGCGGTATGGATCCGCGCAATTGCCGATGCGGGGGCGCAGGGAATCGGCTAGCGTAGTCGACTCCATGGCCGACGATCGTGTCGACGCAAAGCCCGCGGACGTTACCGCACCCAACGCCACCGATGGCACGGTCAAAGAAGATGGCATCGATAAAAATGAGCTATTCGCCATAGCGAAACGAATAGTTGCCGTGTTGGGGCTTAGGGGGTTGATTGTGACGCTCGGCCCGGAGGGTTGTTTTGCCGTGGAGTCGGAGGACCCCTCTGGAAGCGGTGACGTTGTCCCGCCGAGTGACGCCAACCCCACCGATGGCGCCCCCACGGCTAATGGCGTCTACATACAGGGATATCCAGTAGATGCAGTCGATTCAACCGGGTGTGGCGATTGCTTTATGGGAACGGTGGCTGCAGCGATAGCCTCCGGGCGAGGGCTCGTTGATTCCGCTAGGTTGGCGACCTTCGTTGCATCTCGTGCAGCGACTAAACAGGGAGCTCAAAGTTCATATTTCTTGGCCGACGAACTCATAAACCAGCTCAAACGCCAATAA
- a CDS encoding TM2 domain-containing protein: MTYPNNNPSSPYQGSSDPFWGSPTGFGAPGSDDGRLPATYESGQVDSAFGGGQYGNPAGQYAQPNQWNQGSAAQFGNGVNGMNGMGSVPQGRQKSKVVAAVLAFFLGGFGAHNFYLGYIGVACAQLAILLISVPLMFIVVGFLTDAALSIWVLVEFIMILAGSSRFATDANGVPVR; this comes from the coding sequence ATGACTTACCCCAACAACAATCCGAGTAGCCCATATCAGGGATCGAGTGATCCTTTTTGGGGATCGCCCACTGGTTTCGGGGCTCCCGGTTCCGATGACGGCCGGTTGCCGGCGACCTATGAAAGCGGGCAGGTGGACTCGGCGTTTGGCGGCGGCCAGTATGGCAATCCCGCGGGCCAGTATGCGCAACCTAACCAGTGGAATCAGGGTTCGGCGGCGCAGTTTGGCAATGGTGTGAACGGCATGAATGGCATGGGGTCGGTCCCGCAGGGTCGGCAGAAGAGCAAGGTAGTCGCCGCTGTGCTCGCGTTTTTCTTGGGTGGTTTTGGAGCTCACAATTTCTACCTCGGGTATATCGGTGTTGCCTGTGCTCAGCTCGCAATTCTTTTGATTAGCGTTCCTTTGATGTTTATCGTTGTTGGTTTTCTTACCGATGCGGCACTTTCCATCTGGGTTTTGGTCGAGTTCATCATGATCCTCGCTGGTTCGTCGCGGTTCGCTACCGACGCTAATGGCGTGCCTGTGCGCTAA